One stretch of Skermanella mucosa DNA includes these proteins:
- the tnpA gene encoding IS66-like element accessory protein TnpA — MEDGVRLHPRLEAKDEDRPYRRVEVITGRRQRRVWTAQEKARIVAESAVPGANISEIARRNGVNRGLLTVWRREAGAVPEAMPAQTPLFVPVTVVEEPAPAPPRDRRQASRETVPGRIEMDLRSGRLVFHGAVDPGLAAAVVAAARGRG, encoded by the coding sequence ATGGAGGATGGCGTCAGGCTTCATCCCAGGCTTGAAGCCAAGGATGAAGACAGGCCGTATCGGCGGGTCGAGGTGATCACGGGACGGCGTCAACGGCGCGTGTGGACGGCGCAGGAGAAGGCGCGCATCGTGGCGGAGAGCGCGGTACCGGGCGCCAACATCTCCGAGATCGCGCGGCGGAACGGAGTGAACCGCGGCCTGCTCACGGTCTGGCGCCGGGAGGCAGGTGCCGTCCCGGAAGCGATGCCGGCGCAGACGCCGCTGTTCGTCCCGGTCACCGTGGTCGAGGAGCCTGCGCCCGCTCCTCCGCGGGACCGGCGTCAAGCATCCCGGGAGACGGTGCCGGGCCGGATCGAGATGGATCTGCGCAGCGGGCGGCTGGTGTTCCACGGCGCCGTCGATCCCGGCCTCGCCGCGGCGGTCGTCGCGGCCGCCCGAGGGCGGGGATGA
- the tnpB gene encoding IS66 family insertion sequence element accessory protein TnpB (TnpB, as the term is used for proteins encoded by IS66 family insertion elements, is considered an accessory protein, since TnpC, encoded by a neighboring gene, is a DDE family transposase.): MITPRPGLKVVLATQPIDFRKGVHGLVALVAEALKADPYCGDVFVFRSKRKDRLKLLVWDGSGLILATKWLEDGGFPWPPVRDGAVRLSAVQFALLLDGLEWRAAAPPPVKTPRWMG, translated from the coding sequence ATGATCACGCCGCGTCCCGGCCTCAAGGTCGTGCTCGCCACGCAGCCGATCGATTTCCGCAAAGGGGTCCACGGCCTGGTCGCCCTGGTGGCCGAGGCGCTGAAGGCGGATCCCTACTGCGGCGACGTCTTCGTCTTCCGCTCCAAGCGCAAGGACCGGCTCAAGCTCCTGGTTTGGGACGGTAGCGGATTGATCCTCGCAACGAAGTGGCTGGAGGACGGCGGATTCCCCTGGCCGCCGGTCCGGGACGGCGCGGTCCGGCTGAGCGCGGTCCAGTTCGCGCTGCTGCTCGACGGACTGGAGTGGCGCGCGGCCGCGCCGCCACCCGTGAAGACGCCCCGGTGGATGGGCTGA